Proteins from one Oscillatoria nigro-viridis PCC 7112 genomic window:
- a CDS encoding universal stress protein has translation MIEKILVAVAGRGLCEEMFNMLMDIPSLQQTSVTVLHVVPPQVTSDGMAEKLEEGGKILAQAVQSLKIDPSKVNPRLKQGDPKTTVCQVAEEEQSDLVIMGSRGLGRLQSILENSVSQYVFQLTSRPMLLVKDDIYVKKIKRVMVAVDKSEAAKQSLQLALSLVKEVSGGEIILVHVTKDLTGKASEDLTASAEKDPVLAPAVALAKQMGVSYRCVSATGKPGEEICRIADDLNADLLVLGSPDRRPNVAKNFVDIDRLLGNSLSDYVRVYANCPVLLARTVG, from the coding sequence GTCGCGGCTTGTGCGAAGAGATGTTTAATATGTTGATGGACATCCCTTCCTTGCAACAAACCTCTGTCACCGTCTTGCACGTCGTGCCGCCGCAAGTAACCTCCGATGGCATGGCCGAGAAGTTGGAAGAAGGAGGCAAAATTTTAGCACAAGCAGTCCAGTCTCTGAAAATAGATCCCAGCAAAGTCAACCCCCGGCTCAAACAGGGAGACCCGAAAACCACAGTTTGCCAAGTCGCAGAAGAAGAACAATCCGACTTAGTAATTATGGGTTCCCGGGGACTCGGACGGCTGCAATCGATTTTGGAAAACTCAGTCAGCCAGTACGTTTTCCAGCTAACATCCCGACCGATGCTGTTAGTAAAAGACGACATCTACGTCAAAAAAATCAAGCGCGTCATGGTGGCGGTAGACAAATCAGAAGCTGCCAAACAGTCGTTACAGCTTGCGCTATCTTTGGTCAAAGAAGTCAGTGGCGGAGAAATAATTTTAGTACACGTCACCAAAGATTTGACGGGAAAAGCCAGCGAAGATTTAACAGCAAGTGCTGAAAAAGACCCCGTATTAGCTCCGGCAGTAGCACTAGCGAAACAAATGGGAGTTAGCTACCGCTGCGTGAGTGCTACAGGCAAGCCAGGGGAAGAAATTTGTCGGATTGCAGACGACCTGAACGCCGACTTGTTGGTGCTCGGTTCCCCGGATCGGCGACCCAACGTTGCCAAAAACTTTGTGGATATCGATCGACTCCTGGGAAATTCGCTATCAGACTACGTGCGAGTTTATGCCAACTGTCCCGTCTTGCTAGCCCGCACAGTCGGCTAG
- the psbM gene encoding photosystem II reaction center protein PsbM — protein MEVNDLGFVATILFVLVPSVFLIILYIQTASRQGRKD, from the coding sequence ATGGAAGTTAACGATTTAGGGTTTGTGGCAACCATTCTGTTTGTATTGGTTCCCAGTGTTTTTCTAATCATTCTGTACATTCAAACAGCTAGCCGTCAAGGTAGAAAAGATTAG
- a CDS encoding 2Fe-2S iron-sulfur cluster-binding protein encodes MANIKFVKENKEVIAADGANLRLKALENRIDLYTFSGKMMNCGGYGQCGTCIVEIVEGSENLSPRTDFENRKLKKKPENYRLACQATVNGPVSVKTKP; translated from the coding sequence ATGGCCAATATCAAGTTTGTGAAGGAAAATAAGGAAGTCATCGCAGCAGACGGAGCCAATTTGAGGCTCAAAGCTCTAGAAAACCGCATCGATTTGTATACATTTTCGGGAAAGATGATGAATTGCGGGGGCTACGGTCAATGCGGCACCTGCATTGTGGAAATTGTCGAGGGCAGTGAAAATCTGTCGCCCCGCACTGACTTTGAGAACCGCAAGCTCAAGAAAAAGCCCGAAAACTATCGGTTGGCTTGTCAAGCTACGGTCAACGGCCCGGTGAGCGTGAAGACTAAGCCGTGA
- a CDS encoding TolC family protein codes for MRVFRQIIVVGVGAAITLGNAAQSASAQSPAESQDSLALSNQLELGQNVRSTSNTAAESASQPEQSIALNPQTSESQQPGGGNIASTPPTGPEQASKPQQAAPASPSTLSQAGATPLRGLEPTQTQQPSPSPLNNVPVPSSPVPILRGTPNESFPPLPPKGILDTKPPASLEPNPNPLLFPTNPEDVRIEQTEPITLQQAIDLARRNSQVLQIAGQQVEQSRSALREQQAALYPDLNFQMDASRSVTAGGELGIRARQRQFNFEASRGQPAREAGPNFGSNSLNSTLQLNYDVDLFGRRRANIRAAEEQLRLRELDVERQAEELRFDTAEAYYNLQNADGQVAIRQASVRNAQQSLRDAEALERAGVGTRFAVLQAQANLANEVQQLSVARRDQRVAQRRLAEILNISQSANLTAADPVEQAGSWRLSLEESIVQAFKNRPELEQQLVQRDISKQQRRSIQAGRLPQLSVGGSYNVLGIDPDDPARFATRGWADGYSIRASLTWSIFDGGAANARVRQRDADIAIAESRFDQLRNQVRREVEQAYFGLESSFENIETSEAGVLQSREALRLARLRFQAGVGTQTDVIQAETDLTRAERNRLSAIVTYNLGLSSLQRAVSNLPTNNLSDAP; via the coding sequence ATGCGTGTTTTTCGTCAAATCATCGTAGTCGGAGTGGGCGCTGCAATTACTTTGGGCAACGCCGCACAGAGTGCTTCAGCACAGTCTCCGGCTGAATCTCAGGACAGTTTGGCCCTTAGCAATCAGCTCGAATTAGGGCAGAATGTTCGATCGACCTCGAACACAGCGGCAGAATCAGCATCACAGCCCGAACAGTCGATCGCCCTTAACCCTCAAACCTCCGAGTCTCAGCAGCCAGGGGGAGGAAATATCGCATCAACTCCCCCAACCGGGCCCGAGCAAGCATCAAAGCCTCAACAGGCTGCTCCGGCTTCCCCATCAACTCTGTCTCAGGCCGGTGCAACGCCTCTTAGAGGGTTGGAACCGACACAGACTCAGCAGCCTTCCCCTAGCCCTCTCAACAATGTTCCTGTGCCGAGTTCCCCGGTACCAATTCTCCGGGGCACTCCGAACGAAAGTTTCCCCCCTCTCCCTCCGAAGGGCATTTTAGACACCAAGCCTCCGGCTTCCCTGGAACCCAACCCGAATCCGCTGCTGTTTCCGACAAACCCGGAGGATGTCAGGATCGAGCAAACTGAGCCAATTACCTTGCAGCAGGCGATCGACCTCGCCCGCCGCAACAGCCAAGTTTTGCAAATCGCCGGACAGCAAGTAGAACAAAGCAGATCCGCTTTGCGCGAACAGCAAGCTGCTCTTTATCCAGACCTGAATTTTCAAATGGACGCCAGCCGGTCTGTGACTGCCGGCGGAGAACTCGGAATCCGGGCTCGGCAGCGCCAGTTCAACTTTGAGGCTAGCCGAGGGCAGCCCGCCCGCGAAGCCGGGCCAAATTTCGGCAGCAACAGTCTCAACAGCACTTTGCAGTTGAACTACGATGTCGATTTGTTCGGAAGGCGGCGGGCTAACATCCGCGCGGCAGAGGAACAGTTGCGCCTTCGGGAACTGGATGTGGAACGCCAAGCCGAGGAACTGCGCTTCGACACTGCTGAGGCTTACTACAACTTGCAAAACGCGGACGGACAAGTTGCCATCCGCCAAGCTTCGGTCAGAAATGCCCAGCAAAGTTTGCGGGATGCCGAAGCCCTGGAACGGGCAGGGGTGGGAACCCGGTTTGCGGTGTTGCAGGCTCAGGCAAATTTGGCTAACGAAGTGCAACAACTGTCAGTAGCCCGTCGCGATCAGCGAGTTGCCCAGCGGCGTCTGGCTGAGATTTTGAATATCAGCCAGTCGGCGAACTTGACAGCGGCCGATCCGGTAGAGCAAGCGGGCTCTTGGAGGCTGTCTTTGGAAGAGAGTATCGTGCAGGCTTTTAAGAATCGCCCCGAGTTGGAACAGCAGTTGGTGCAGAGGGATATCAGCAAGCAGCAGAGGCGATCGATTCAGGCGGGGCGTTTGCCTCAACTGAGTGTTGGGGGTAGTTACAACGTGCTGGGAATAGACCCTGACGACCCTGCCCGGTTTGCTACTCGCGGCTGGGCAGATGGTTATTCGATCCGGGCGAGTCTGACTTGGAGTATCTTCGACGGGGGCGCGGCGAACGCGAGGGTGAGACAGCGGGATGCTGATATTGCGATCGCCGAAAGTCGATTTGACCAACTCCGCAACCAGGTGCGGCGGGAAGTGGAACAAGCTTATTTTGGCTTGGAGTCGAGTTTTGAGAATATCGAAACTTCTGAGGCGGGGGTTTTGCAGTCAAGGGAAGCTCTGCGTCTGGCGAGGCTGCGGTTTCAAGCTGGTGTGGGTACTCAGACGGATGTGATTCAGGCGGAAACTGATTTGACTAGGGCTGAGAGAAACCGATTGTCGGCAATTGTCACCTACAACCTGGGGCTTTCGTCTCTCCAGCGGGCTGTGAGCAATCTTCCTACGAATAACCTCTCGGATGCTCCTTGA
- a CDS encoding DUF512 domain-containing protein, with translation MSESSIKPALITKVIPDSICAEMGFEPGDSIVAVNGQKPRDLIDYQFLCADEFLELEVLDSKGKTHKLEIDKEYDEDLGLEFETALFDGLIQCNNRCPFCFIDQQPPGKRETLYLKDDDYRLSFLYGSYLTLTNLNQKEWERIEQMRLSPLYVSVHATEPEVRIRLLKNLRAGKILEQIKWFQERRLQIHAQVVVCPGINDGEHLERTLLDLAKFHAGNIPAVASVAVVPVGLTRFRPPEDELIAVTAEKAREVIEQVQKIQVLLSTGKGGGKAKKQNSKSTPPNPPLLRGGEDLNGLLGRSKSRCIWLADEWFLIAGLDLPSAADYEDYPQIGNGVGSIRQFIQQFETAFEKLQPMPVNPPRKLVWVVGNAVEKAFEPIVQQLNQIPGLSVNMAALCSRYWGQTITVTGLLTGQDLLEALQGRDLGDGILLPSVMLKQGEPRFLDDMTLEQLASSLKTRILPVSGVEELISAAIGLANAEVKF, from the coding sequence ATGAGCGAATCGTCAATTAAACCAGCCCTAATCACCAAAGTTATCCCCGACAGCATCTGCGCGGAAATGGGATTTGAACCCGGAGACTCAATCGTCGCCGTCAACGGTCAAAAACCCCGCGACTTGATCGACTATCAATTCCTGTGCGCCGATGAATTTCTCGAACTAGAAGTTTTAGACAGTAAAGGCAAAACCCACAAGTTAGAAATCGATAAAGAGTACGACGAAGATTTAGGATTGGAATTTGAAACTGCTCTCTTCGATGGACTAATTCAGTGCAACAACCGCTGCCCTTTTTGCTTTATCGACCAGCAGCCTCCGGGGAAGCGGGAAACTCTCTATCTCAAAGATGATGACTACCGCCTCAGTTTTCTTTACGGTAGCTATCTTACTCTCACCAATCTAAATCAAAAAGAGTGGGAGAGAATCGAACAAATGCGGCTTTCTCCTCTTTATGTTTCGGTGCACGCTACTGAACCGGAAGTGCGAATTAGGCTGTTAAAAAATCTCCGCGCTGGCAAGATTCTCGAACAAATCAAATGGTTTCAAGAACGCCGCTTGCAAATTCACGCTCAAGTAGTTGTTTGTCCCGGTATTAATGATGGCGAACATTTAGAACGCACTTTGTTAGATTTGGCAAAGTTTCATGCTGGAAATATTCCTGCTGTAGCATCGGTGGCTGTGGTGCCGGTGGGTTTAACTCGCTTTCGCCCTCCGGAAGATGAATTAATTGCAGTAACTGCGGAAAAAGCGCGAGAAGTCATCGAGCAAGTGCAGAAAATTCAAGTGCTTTTAAGTACAGGAAAAGGCGGCGGAAAAGCTAAAAAGCAGAATTCAAAATCGACCCCCCCCAACCCCCCCTTGCTAAGGGGGGGAGAAGATTTAAATGGCTTGTTAGGAAGGTCAAAATCGCGCTGTATTTGGCTGGCTGACGAGTGGTTTTTAATAGCTGGTTTAGATTTGCCGTCGGCTGCTGATTACGAAGATTATCCGCAAATTGGTAACGGTGTGGGATCTATCCGCCAGTTTATCCAGCAGTTTGAAACGGCTTTTGAGAAGCTGCAACCGATGCCAGTTAACCCGCCGCGCAAGTTGGTTTGGGTGGTGGGGAATGCTGTTGAAAAAGCTTTTGAGCCGATCGTACAACAACTAAACCAAATTCCCGGCTTGTCCGTCAACATGGCAGCACTGTGCAGCCGCTACTGGGGACAAACTATCACTGTTACGGGTTTGCTCACCGGGCAAGATTTGCTCGAAGCTTTGCAGGGGCGAGACTTGGGAGATGGCATCCTGCTGCCGTCGGTGATGCTAAAACAGGGGGAACCGCGTTTTCTCGACGACATGACCCTAGAACAGCTCGCCAGCTCGCTGAAAACCCGGATTTTGCCGGTGAGCGGAGTAGAGGAACTAATCTCGGCGGCGATCGGTCTGGCAAATGCTGAAGTTAAATTCTAA
- a CDS encoding ceramidase domain-containing protein yields MNEYIDLYCERLIPGLWSEPLNAISNVSFIIAAWAIWQLAQRHHKISPGIWILIALATSIGIGSFLFHTFATRWANLLDVIPILLFQLCFIWLYSRRVVRMNSGYAGVLLAAFFFVSDFSKQFTNLLNGSLSYAPAFLVLLGLGVYHYRQQKREPFIILAATGVFLLALAFRTLDRAICPFFSPGTHFLWHLFNGVLLYLSARSLLLNWSEE; encoded by the coding sequence ATGAATGAGTATATCGACCTTTACTGTGAGCGGCTCATTCCTGGTTTATGGAGCGAGCCACTGAATGCTATTTCCAATGTGTCTTTCATTATTGCAGCATGGGCTATTTGGCAATTAGCTCAGCGACACCACAAAATATCCCCTGGTATTTGGATACTGATTGCTTTAGCCACCAGTATTGGTATCGGAAGTTTCCTGTTTCATACATTTGCAACGCGATGGGCAAATTTACTAGATGTGATTCCTATTCTGCTCTTTCAGCTTTGTTTTATATGGCTTTACAGTCGTCGGGTAGTTAGGATGAATTCAGGATATGCAGGAGTATTACTTGCAGCATTCTTTTTTGTTAGCGATTTTAGCAAGCAATTTACAAATCTTCTCAATGGTTCTCTTTCGTATGCTCCTGCTTTTTTGGTTTTGCTCGGACTAGGAGTGTATCACTATCGACAGCAAAAGCGCGAACCATTCATTATATTAGCAGCAACAGGTGTCTTCCTATTAGCCCTTGCATTTCGTACTCTCGATCGCGCAATTTGCCCTTTCTTTTCACCAGGGACTCATTTCCTCTGGCACCTTTTTAATGGTGTTTTGCTGTACCTGTCAGCAAGAAGCCTGCTCTTAAATTGGTCAGAGGAGTAA
- a CDS encoding sigma 54-interacting transcriptional regulator — translation MSTETLVNWLESSTELGILSREILQAIAGEMEMSTYPPGFRVVIEDTPITHLYILERGQADRYRRKQPGLMWGSSLLPGAIVNLSALQRSQPADSRIITRTECQFWVISADRWRNLLERYPRITEAYAQRLAAKLEQLEAEIAYERERQNALRSYLVPRAKRGVIGNSRYAVKLRQQVRAASSDGRSVLISGEPGLEKDNLAALIHFGSHRRNEPIIQIKSALLQANGAELFGRLGGKPGLLEWLGEGTLILNDVQELPAQLCPQIQQLLTDGTYTLVVKEGQIPPPPRSSNARIILISEMVLPQLDKLAQHKIKVPSLRVRKADLEAQVNYYLNIFSRQKKLVRPQVTPEAIRRLQAYDFPGNLQELQGMVDRALVQAQGSQVLTEEVFWAQAAKQQKFRLNLLKIYPKFRQFLRSDWYPDRVNYWFTTWVFAVVVITLFVAPQDRQHNFALNIFWAWWWPLILLLFPIIGRLWCAFCPFMIYGEIVQKLSLKIFPRTLNKWPRQQAEKWGGWFLFGLFTLIFLWEELWNLENTAYLSSCLLLLITAGAVIFSLIFERRFWCRYLCPIGGMNGLFAKLSIIELRAQQGTCGAECSTYQCYKGGPGLGEGLTTNGCPIYSHPAQLTDNKDCVLCMTCLKACPHRSVELNLRPPGIELWTTHVPHSYEIALLFLLLGGIYLHRLPEINSLLGLGINLEEFLPHLGLSIAVLIIPPMIPLIAYAIIQAIYRLGQAETVPFTTYKPLSFVSLAYGYLPLVWGGSLAHYWRLGLQEGGRVIPVTFATFGQIRDDLPSFIGDPAVISFLQGLTLIVSLLVTILVTQKIAKRSIKSLIPQHLASLCLMVSLWYAIVGT, via the coding sequence ATGTCTACCGAAACATTAGTTAACTGGCTCGAATCGAGCACCGAATTAGGCATATTATCCCGCGAGATTTTACAGGCGATCGCCGGTGAAATGGAAATGTCAACTTATCCCCCTGGATTTCGAGTGGTAATCGAAGATACACCAATCACTCATCTCTATATCCTAGAACGAGGACAAGCCGATCGCTATCGCCGCAAACAACCGGGATTAATGTGGGGGAGTAGTTTGTTGCCGGGGGCGATCGTCAATTTATCTGCCCTCCAGCGATCGCAACCTGCCGACAGTCGAATTATAACTCGGACAGAGTGTCAATTTTGGGTAATTAGTGCCGATCGCTGGCGCAATTTGCTAGAAAGATATCCACGCATTACCGAAGCCTACGCTCAACGCTTGGCAGCGAAATTAGAACAGTTAGAAGCAGAAATTGCCTACGAACGCGAGCGTCAAAATGCCCTCCGCAGCTATCTAGTACCCCGGGCAAAACGGGGAGTCATTGGGAACAGCCGTTATGCGGTAAAATTGCGCCAACAAGTTCGGGCTGCATCGAGTGACGGGCGATCGGTATTAATCTCTGGCGAACCTGGTTTAGAAAAAGATAATTTAGCTGCTTTAATTCATTTCGGTTCCCATCGCCGCAACGAGCCAATTATTCAGATCAAAAGTGCCTTGCTTCAGGCTAATGGAGCGGAATTATTCGGGCGTTTGGGCGGCAAGCCGGGGCTGTTGGAATGGTTGGGAGAAGGTACGTTAATTTTAAATGACGTGCAAGAATTACCCGCTCAATTATGCCCCCAAATTCAGCAATTATTAACCGATGGAACCTATACGCTAGTTGTCAAGGAAGGACAAATACCACCACCGCCGCGTTCTAGCAACGCGCGGATAATTTTAATCTCAGAAATGGTCTTGCCCCAGCTAGATAAGCTGGCGCAACACAAGATTAAAGTACCGTCATTGCGGGTGCGAAAAGCAGATTTAGAGGCACAAGTTAACTATTATCTCAACATCTTTTCCCGCCAAAAGAAATTAGTCAGACCCCAAGTCACACCGGAAGCAATTCGCCGCTTGCAAGCCTACGATTTTCCCGGGAATTTACAGGAATTGCAGGGAATGGTCGATCGCGCTTTAGTTCAAGCACAGGGGAGTCAGGTATTAACGGAAGAAGTATTCTGGGCGCAGGCTGCGAAGCAACAAAAATTTCGGCTTAATTTATTGAAGATATATCCCAAATTTCGGCAATTTTTACGCAGCGATTGGTATCCCGATCGCGTGAATTATTGGTTTACCACTTGGGTATTTGCCGTAGTTGTAATTACCCTGTTTGTCGCTCCCCAAGATCGACAGCATAATTTTGCCCTAAATATCTTTTGGGCGTGGTGGTGGCCGTTAATTTTATTATTATTCCCCATCATCGGGCGATTGTGGTGTGCTTTTTGCCCGTTTATGATTTATGGGGAAATCGTCCAAAAACTATCGCTGAAAATTTTCCCGCGCACTCTCAATAAATGGCCGCGCCAACAAGCAGAAAAATGGGGCGGCTGGTTTCTCTTCGGACTATTTACTCTGATATTTCTGTGGGAAGAGTTGTGGAATTTAGAAAATACCGCCTATTTATCCAGTTGTTTGTTATTGCTAATTACGGCTGGCGCGGTAATTTTTTCCCTCATCTTCGAGCGGCGATTTTGGTGTCGTTATTTATGCCCGATCGGGGGAATGAATGGATTATTTGCTAAACTCTCAATTATCGAACTTCGCGCCCAACAAGGAACCTGCGGGGCGGAATGCAGCACCTACCAATGTTACAAAGGCGGCCCCGGCTTGGGGGAAGGATTAACTACTAATGGCTGTCCGATTTATTCCCATCCCGCCCAATTAACCGATAATAAAGATTGCGTGTTGTGCATGACTTGCTTGAAAGCTTGTCCGCATAGATCGGTAGAATTAAATCTGCGCCCTCCCGGCATCGAATTATGGACTACCCACGTTCCCCACAGTTATGAAATCGCGCTGTTATTTCTATTGTTGGGCGGTATCTATCTGCATCGCTTGCCGGAGATAAATAGTTTGTTGGGGCTGGGCATCAATTTAGAGGAATTTTTACCTCATTTAGGACTGTCGATCGCAGTGTTAATTATCCCGCCGATGATTCCCCTAATTGCCTACGCAATTATACAGGCAATTTATCGATTGGGACAAGCAGAAACCGTGCCATTTACAACCTACAAACCCCTCTCATTTGTCTCTCTCGCCTACGGTTATTTACCCTTAGTCTGGGGCGGTAGTTTGGCTCACTATTGGCGATTGGGTTTGCAGGAAGGCGGGCGAGTGATTCCTGTAACTTTTGCCACTTTCGGACAAATTAGAGACGATTTACCCAGTTTTATCGGCGATCCAGCGGTGATTAGTTTCTTGCAAGGTTTAACTTTGATTGTATCATTATTAGTCACAATATTGGTGACTCAAAAAATTGCCAAGCGGTCGATTAAATCTTTGATTCCACAGCATTTAGCGAGTTTGTGCCTGATGGTGAGTTTGTGGTATGCGATCGTAGGAACCTGA